A stretch of the Synergistetes bacterium HGW-Synergistetes-1 genome encodes the following:
- a CDS encoding cell division ATP-binding protein FtsE produces MEIKFSGVTKIFQPDIIALEDIYMQVEKGEFVYLVGETGSGKTTLMRCITREVIPTRGQISVGGNLLRKINRFDLALFRRDIGVVFQSFLLLPNLTAFENVAFVLEVMGLTPREITERVSEVLKLVGIWRRRNLYPPQLSGGEQQRLAIARAIVNSPSLLIADEPTGNLDTHTADEIMQLILGINAAGTTVMMATHNQYLVDTYRHRVIEIHRGRIVRDEEQGRYELHGSC; encoded by the coding sequence ATGGAAATAAAATTTTCCGGGGTAACAAAGATATTCCAGCCCGACATAATAGCATTGGAAGATATATATATGCAGGTTGAAAAAGGAGAGTTCGTTTACCTTGTAGGGGAGACCGGATCAGGGAAAACGACACTTATGCGCTGTATTACACGTGAGGTCATCCCGACCAGGGGGCAAATAAGCGTAGGAGGGAACCTTTTAAGGAAGATCAACAGATTCGACCTTGCCCTTTTCAGGAGGGACATAGGGGTCGTCTTCCAAAGTTTTCTTCTTCTTCCGAACCTGACAGCATTCGAGAATGTTGCCTTTGTTCTTGAGGTAATGGGACTTACCCCGCGGGAGATTACTGAGAGGGTCTCTGAGGTCCTTAAGCTTGTAGGGATATGGCGCAGGAGAAATTTATACCCGCCGCAGCTTTCCGGTGGTGAACAGCAGCGACTGGCAATTGCAAGAGCTATAGTAAACAGCCCTTCGCTTTTGATCGCAGACGAACCTACCGGTAACCTTGATACTCATACAGCAGATGAGATAATGCAGCTGATACTGGGAATAAACGCGGCAGGAACGACAGTGATGATGGCGACGCATAACCAGTACCTTGTCGACACATACCGGCACCGGGTCATAGAAATACACAGAGGACGCATCGTAAGGGACGAAGAGCAGGGGAGGTATGAACTTCATGGCAGCTGTTAG
- a CDS encoding restriction endonuclease, whose amino-acid sequence MFYMELVDSIKVIAQRFKASGNSIQTEEATKTSLILPFIQALGYDIFNPAEVTPEFTADIVDRKGEKIDFAIMSDNKPIMLIECKWSSAKLIPDNLGQLARYFMVVPARIGVLTNGLDYEFYSDIDEPKILDKKPFFKFNINEINEATLRELKKYCKGSFSIDTIIPAAEELKYTNEMKKYLFDALNEPDEDFVRLLTRKVYDGRMTAAMTEKFKVITKKALSQFISERVSDRLASALQEEKASVPAETEPVESAEEKIITTQEELDAYNIVRAILCKVIPLERISLRDTQSYCGILFDDNNRLPICRFYFGKTTATIGLFDANKKEAKQPLESPSDIYKYADQIIQVANKYLADRG is encoded by the coding sequence ATGTTTTATATGGAACTTGTCGATTCTATTAAGGTCATTGCCCAAAGGTTTAAGGCATCTGGAAACAGTATCCAAACTGAGGAAGCAACTAAGACTTCATTGATTCTTCCTTTTATTCAAGCCCTTGGTTACGATATCTTTAATCCCGCAGAAGTAACCCCTGAGTTTACTGCTGACATAGTCGACCGCAAGGGTGAAAAAATTGACTTTGCAATAATGTCGGACAACAAACCGATTATGCTGATCGAATGTAAGTGGTCATCAGCCAAATTAATACCTGACAATCTCGGGCAATTGGCCCGATATTTCATGGTGGTGCCTGCAAGAATTGGGGTCCTGACGAACGGGCTAGACTACGAATTTTACTCAGATATCGATGAACCCAAGATCCTTGATAAAAAACCATTCTTTAAATTTAATATAAATGAAATCAACGAAGCCACTCTTCGAGAATTAAAAAAGTATTGCAAGGGCTCTTTTAGCATCGACACGATCATTCCGGCAGCAGAAGAACTTAAATACACAAACGAAATGAAGAAATATCTTTTTGACGCACTTAACGAGCCTGACGAGGATTTTGTGAGACTGCTAACACGAAAGGTTTATGACGGACGTATGACGGCTGCTATGACAGAAAAGTTTAAAGTTATCACGAAGAAAGCTCTTTCCCAGTTTATCAGCGAAAGAGTCAGTGACCGCCTGGCTTCCGCTCTACAGGAAGAAAAAGCGTCTGTTCCTGCTGAAACTGAGCCGGTAGAGTCAGCTGAAGAGAAAATTATCACAACCCAGGAAGAGCTTGATGCTTATAACATAGTCCGTGCAATACTCTGTAAAGTAATTCCGCTGGAGCGCATCTCACTGCGTGACACCCAAAGCTACTGCGGCATCCTTTTTGATGACAATAACCGACTGCCGATATGCAGATTCTATTTCGGGAAGACAACGGCAACAATTGGTCTATTTGATGCGAACAAAAAGGAAGCAAAACAGCCGCTTGAATCGCCAAGCGATATATATAAATATGCAGATCAGATAATCCAAGTGGCAAATAAGTACCTTGCTGATCGTGGATAG
- a CDS encoding S41 family peptidase, giving the protein MFNKYRDVALGIVLGLMVAAGIYMTPQAISADWPKGLPFSSQQLAIIKQTKMVLETYQVDGDKKGTIDDTKMYYGAMKGLVSSVGDPFTRFVEPKELEEENLEMEGEYGGLGIYITSRDGRTIVIAPIENTPADRVGLKPLDEIVKVDEKNVIGMTSDEVVKLLRGPAGKSVKIGVRRKNEEKLLEFVIVREIIKIKTVRLEMLGGRTAYIKINQFNLKTDAELEAIIKSAKAKKATGILLDLRNNPGGLLNSCVDVTSQFISGGVVVGMKGRFEKANDTLYAVEGRATKLPVVALVNEGSASAAEILAGALKDHKRATIVGKKTFGKGSVQSLFNLPDNSGIYITIARYTTPSGFVIDHKGLEPNVKVEGEITKEKINDKQLRKGLEILRKEVAKKKKQAK; this is encoded by the coding sequence ATGTTTAATAAATACAGAGATGTAGCTCTTGGCATTGTTTTAGGTCTGATGGTGGCTGCAGGTATATATATGACCCCCCAGGCGATCAGCGCCGACTGGCCAAAGGGGCTTCCTTTTTCGTCCCAGCAGCTTGCGATAATCAAACAAACTAAGATGGTTCTTGAGACGTACCAGGTCGACGGAGACAAAAAAGGCACCATCGATGACACAAAAATGTATTACGGGGCCATGAAAGGTCTGGTCAGCTCTGTAGGTGACCCATTTACGCGTTTTGTGGAACCCAAGGAGCTGGAGGAAGAGAACCTTGAGATGGAGGGCGAGTATGGAGGTCTGGGGATATACATCACCTCCCGTGACGGACGTACTATAGTTATAGCACCTATAGAGAACACTCCTGCCGACAGGGTAGGTCTGAAGCCGCTTGATGAGATCGTGAAGGTCGACGAAAAGAATGTAATTGGGATGACCAGCGACGAGGTCGTCAAACTTTTGAGGGGTCCCGCCGGAAAGTCGGTAAAGATCGGTGTCAGGCGTAAAAATGAAGAAAAATTACTGGAGTTTGTCATAGTAAGGGAAATAATTAAGATAAAGACAGTAAGGCTGGAAATGCTTGGCGGAAGGACAGCATATATAAAAATAAATCAGTTCAACCTGAAGACTGATGCTGAGCTCGAGGCGATAATAAAATCTGCCAAAGCTAAAAAAGCAACAGGGATCCTGCTGGATCTCAGAAACAATCCCGGAGGCCTTCTTAATTCCTGCGTTGATGTAACGTCACAGTTCATAAGCGGAGGAGTAGTGGTAGGAATGAAGGGCCGCTTCGAAAAGGCCAATGACACGCTGTACGCTGTTGAAGGAAGGGCTACCAAGCTGCCGGTCGTAGCTTTGGTAAACGAGGGAAGCGCAAGCGCAGCAGAGATACTTGCAGGAGCCTTAAAAGACCACAAGAGGGCAACTATTGTCGGAAAAAAGACATTCGGCAAGGGATCCGTGCAGTCACTATTCAACCTGCCGGACAACTCAGGCATTTATATAACTATCGCACGCTATACGACACCTTCCGGGTTCGTTATCGACCACAAAGGCCTTGAACCCAACGTAAAGGTCGAAGGTGAGATAACAAAAGAAAAGATCAACGACAAACAGCTCCGTAAAGGGCTTGAAATACTTCGCAAGGAAGTTGCAAAGAAGAAAAAACAAGCTAAATAG
- a CDS encoding transketolase, giving the protein MDDRTKTCTWNDFCEYLVSFAEDEDFILVVQEMDMDLGPLKDLPEEKIFVSSASDPNMILNAAGLALNGKKPWIAGISSKILSRSYSQIRESLALPSLPVRIAVPDGGLSCGEEGASRIMTEDLTLMRAMPNMSVAVPSDRNSVRGIADAARKSEGPVYIRLGQTPLSQLNDDPDGDFSFGGARLLREGTSVTVCTCGIMGHQALKAADILDQQGIDIEILDFYSLKPFPEQALLASVRRTGCCVVAEEHSYIGGLCSATAECLCRTYPVPVRFVAIDDQFVHSGTPEELREYFGLTWKEIVNAAAQAWALRRR; this is encoded by the coding sequence ATGGATGACAGGACGAAAACATGTACGTGGAATGATTTTTGTGAATATCTTGTTTCGTTCGCGGAGGACGAAGATTTCATTCTAGTTGTCCAGGAAATGGACATGGATCTTGGTCCCTTAAAGGACCTGCCGGAGGAAAAAATATTCGTGTCATCTGCCTCAGATCCAAACATGATACTCAATGCCGCAGGGCTTGCATTGAACGGTAAAAAACCATGGATAGCAGGGATATCTTCAAAAATTCTGAGCAGGAGTTATTCACAGATAAGAGAGTCGCTTGCCCTTCCGTCGCTGCCTGTTAGGATAGCAGTGCCTGACGGAGGGCTTTCCTGCGGTGAGGAGGGAGCCTCAAGAATAATGACAGAGGATCTGACTCTCATGAGAGCAATGCCCAATATGAGTGTAGCTGTTCCTTCTGACAGAAATTCAGTCAGGGGCATAGCAGATGCCGCGCGCAAGTCTGAAGGCCCTGTTTATATAAGGCTTGGACAAACTCCGCTTTCGCAGCTGAACGATGACCCTGATGGAGATTTCAGTTTCGGAGGAGCAAGGCTTTTGCGCGAGGGTACCTCAGTCACAGTATGCACCTGCGGCATTATGGGCCATCAGGCTCTTAAGGCTGCTGATATACTGGACCAGCAGGGAATCGATATCGAGATACTCGACTTTTACAGCCTGAAGCCTTTCCCTGAGCAGGCACTCCTCGCCTCTGTAAGAAGGACCGGCTGCTGTGTTGTAGCAGAAGAGCACAGCTATATAGGAGGTCTGTGCAGCGCAACTGCAGAGTGCCTTTGCAGAACCTATCCGGTGCCGGTGAGGTTTGTCGCGATAGACGACCAATTCGTCCACAGCGGGACCCCTGAAGAGCTCCGGGAGTATTTTGGACTGACATGGAAAGAGATAGTTAACGCAGCAGCGCAGGCATGGGCGCTTCGCAGGAGGTAG
- a CDS encoding fumarate hydratase — protein MQINMPVDDKVINQLKIYDMVEITGKIFTGRDAVLPKIVKCIEDGTCEEKGIHLTGGAVFHTAVSPAGIGPTSSNKVDIEGSIPVLSEAGIKMHIGKGSLKKETTEALKKYNSIFLVTPPSTAFLTASIKSKRVVAFPEEGMEALHEIEVENFPAIVAIAHGESIYDK, from the coding sequence ATGCAAATCAATATGCCTGTTGATGATAAGGTCATCAACCAGCTGAAGATCTACGACATGGTCGAGATAACAGGAAAAATTTTCACAGGCAGGGACGCAGTCCTTCCAAAGATAGTCAAGTGTATCGAAGACGGAACTTGCGAAGAGAAGGGGATCCACCTGACAGGAGGCGCTGTTTTTCATACTGCAGTGAGCCCGGCAGGAATAGGCCCCACTTCAAGCAATAAGGTAGACATAGAGGGAAGCATTCCGGTGCTTTCGGAAGCTGGAATAAAAATGCACATAGGCAAGGGAAGCCTTAAGAAGGAGACGACAGAAGCATTAAAGAAGTATAATTCAATATTTCTTGTAACTCCTCCTTCCACAGCCTTTCTTACAGCTTCGATAAAGAGCAAACGAGTTGTCGCATTCCCTGAAGAGGGAATGGAGGCTCTTCACGAAATAGAAGTTGAGAACTTTCCGGCCATCGTCGCGATAGCGCACGGTGAGTCGATTTACGACAAATAA
- a CDS encoding fumarate hydratase, whose protein sequence is MITRKEIIEKTAETLLRASTVFRPDQIDAYKRAAELEDSKHAKWVLENIIKNAEIAEDKVFPLCDDTGIPHVLVEVGEDAAVPAGFFSAVEEGVAAGLRQLPGRPMAVKGNDYERISQSAGLSEDSGDLAMAPIQIRRIPGKKIRLTLMMYGGGPEIRGKTLRVFHKHSADTVINEMIEWAVEGAKLLGCLPCVLSFGIGRSNLEAASLSMEAMAKGNFSVQSDIEKKITEEVNKAGYGALGLGGKTTALATFVKVGPQRASGIRVVSMRLGCCFDPRRAEWEFEA, encoded by the coding sequence ATGATAACCAGAAAAGAGATCATAGAAAAGACTGCAGAAACACTTCTCAGGGCCAGCACAGTATTCAGGCCTGACCAGATTGATGCTTATAAAAGGGCCGCTGAGCTTGAAGATAGCAAGCATGCCAAATGGGTACTCGAAAATATCATAAAGAATGCCGAGATAGCAGAGGATAAGGTGTTCCCTCTCTGTGACGACACCGGCATACCTCACGTCCTTGTCGAAGTAGGCGAGGATGCTGCAGTTCCGGCAGGCTTTTTCAGTGCTGTAGAGGAAGGGGTCGCAGCGGGACTTCGTCAGCTTCCGGGCCGGCCAATGGCAGTAAAGGGAAATGATTACGAACGCATAAGCCAGTCAGCGGGCCTTTCAGAAGATTCCGGCGATCTTGCAATGGCGCCGATCCAGATAAGAAGGATCCCCGGTAAAAAGATCCGCCTTACTTTGATGATGTACGGAGGCGGCCCGGAGATAAGGGGAAAAACCCTCAGGGTCTTTCACAAACACTCAGCAGATACGGTGATTAATGAAATGATCGAATGGGCTGTAGAAGGCGCCAAGCTCCTCGGATGTCTGCCCTGTGTCCTCTCTTTTGGTATCGGGCGGAGCAATCTTGAAGCTGCTTCGCTGAGCATGGAAGCAATGGCTAAGGGAAACTTCTCAGTCCAATCGGATATAGAGAAAAAAATAACAGAAGAAGTAAACAAGGCAGGCTATGGAGCTCTTGGCCTGGGAGGCAAGACAACAGCCCTTGCAACTTTTGTCAAGGTAGGTCCTCAGCGTGCGAGCGGTATCAGAGTTGTTTCAATGAGACTGGGTTGCTGTTTTGATCCCCGGCGTGCTGAGTGGGAGTTTGAAGCTTAG
- a CDS encoding methylaspartate ammonia-lyase, translating to MKVKKIICSKALTGFYMDDKQAIKAGAKSDGFVYKGEPVTPGFKSIRQPGVAVSVMFVLEDGKIVYGDCAVAQYAASGGREVPNTADALIKVIEKHVVPYFEGMDIKEFKSTAEKFDRAKFDGYQLPASIRYGVTQAILETVAYEQKLTMCEVVMNEYGLKADLTPVRINAQSGDERYTNVDKMILKKVGMMPHGLINNVEEKLGNDGQKFLDWVKWVKNRIKEIGDADYKPVMRYDVYGCMGYAFNDDLDKVFDYLLKVAKACEPYEVFIEMPIDLKSNAKQLEGMKYLRKRLDEAGCRLKLIIDEYANTYEEIVEWVDAKGADMVQVKTIDLGGINNIIEAVLYCKKNGVLAYQGGTCNETDKSALVCANLAVATKPFAMAGKPGMGVDEGVMIVSNEQERLLAILKAKMDKTI from the coding sequence ATGAAGGTCAAAAAGATAATCTGTTCCAAAGCTCTTACAGGTTTTTACATGGACGACAAGCAGGCGATCAAAGCAGGAGCAAAATCTGACGGTTTTGTTTACAAAGGCGAGCCTGTAACTCCGGGCTTCAAGTCAATCAGACAGCCCGGTGTCGCTGTTTCCGTAATGTTCGTGCTGGAAGACGGCAAGATCGTTTACGGAGACTGCGCGGTAGCACAGTATGCCGCAAGCGGCGGCAGAGAAGTTCCCAACACAGCTGATGCACTCATCAAGGTTATCGAGAAACATGTTGTGCCTTATTTCGAAGGAATGGATATCAAAGAATTCAAATCCACAGCAGAAAAATTTGACCGTGCAAAATTTGACGGCTATCAGCTCCCGGCATCCATCCGCTACGGAGTAACACAGGCTATTCTTGAGACAGTTGCTTATGAGCAAAAGCTAACCATGTGCGAAGTCGTAATGAATGAATACGGTCTGAAAGCAGATCTTACCCCTGTACGTATCAACGCACAGTCAGGCGACGAGCGTTACACGAACGTTGACAAAATGATTCTCAAAAAGGTAGGCATGATGCCCCATGGACTTATAAACAACGTAGAAGAGAAGCTCGGCAACGACGGGCAGAAGTTCCTTGATTGGGTCAAGTGGGTAAAGAACCGTATCAAAGAGATCGGTGACGCAGATTACAAGCCTGTAATGCGTTATGACGTATACGGCTGCATGGGCTACGCATTCAATGATGATCTCGACAAGGTATTTGATTATCTTCTCAAGGTCGCAAAAGCCTGTGAGCCCTATGAAGTTTTCATCGAAATGCCGATCGACCTCAAGTCAAATGCAAAACAGCTCGAGGGGATGAAATACCTCCGCAAACGTCTTGATGAGGCAGGCTGCAGACTAAAGCTCATCATCGACGAGTACGCCAACACCTATGAAGAGATAGTCGAGTGGGTAGATGCCAAAGGCGCAGACATGGTTCAGGTCAAAACTATCGACCTTGGCGGCATCAACAACATCATCGAAGCTGTGCTTTACTGTAAAAAGAACGGCGTATTGGCTTACCAGGGCGGCACCTGCAATGAGACTGACAAATCTGCACTCGTCTGTGCCAACCTGGCAGTTGCCACAAAGCCTTTTGCAATGGCAGGCAAGCCCGGAATGGGTGTTGATGAAGGTGTAATGATAGTCAGCAATGAACAGGAACGTCTGCTCGCTATCCTCAAAGCAAAGATGGATAAAACCATATAA
- a CDS encoding cell division protein FtsX → MAAVRYACRDGWRLIVRHWGMSLLTIFTAMSVFFIIGASTLFVLNVRNIVSSLENQMTIQAYLKPKADVKAAEKAIEALPYVKETKLITKDMALERLRSRIGEQAKAVMLLGENPLPESIEIKVRKASDVAETARLLVAVPEIEDIVYAGRVAEKLTKVSGFVEKFSIVMLLVAIAASGVVLFNTIRISVYSREEEIGVMMMVGATSTYVTLPFVIQGFILGLTGAFFASLLLGGTYYAAVTRLKDMLPFIPFIESTKLTGKLAFMLICCGATVSLISSLMAVEKFIRKASKPL, encoded by the coding sequence ATGGCAGCTGTTAGATATGCGTGCAGGGACGGATGGAGGCTTATCGTTCGCCATTGGGGCATGAGCCTGCTGACAATATTTACTGCCATGTCTGTTTTTTTCATAATAGGAGCCAGCACCCTCTTTGTGCTTAACGTAAGAAATATCGTCAGTTCGCTTGAAAACCAGATGACGATACAGGCTTACCTCAAACCGAAAGCTGATGTTAAGGCAGCGGAAAAAGCTATTGAAGCGCTTCCTTATGTCAAAGAGACGAAACTGATAACAAAAGATATGGCGCTTGAACGTCTCCGCTCCAGGATCGGAGAGCAGGCAAAAGCTGTTATGCTGCTGGGAGAGAACCCGCTGCCCGAAAGCATTGAGATAAAGGTGAGAAAAGCTTCAGATGTAGCCGAAACGGCGCGTCTGCTTGTCGCTGTTCCTGAGATAGAGGATATCGTTTACGCTGGACGAGTTGCTGAAAAACTAACGAAAGTATCAGGCTTTGTTGAAAAGTTTTCGATCGTTATGCTGCTGGTCGCTATAGCGGCAAGCGGGGTAGTCCTTTTCAACACAATAAGGATATCTGTCTATTCGAGGGAAGAAGAGATAGGCGTAATGATGATGGTAGGAGCTACGTCGACCTATGTGACTCTTCCATTTGTCATTCAGGGCTTTATACTTGGTCTTACAGGGGCATTTTTTGCATCTCTCCTTCTTGGAGGCACATACTATGCCGCGGTGACCAGATTAAAAGACATGCTTCCTTTCATACCGTTCATAGAATCGACAAAACTTACAGGTAAACTTGCATTTATGCTTATATGCTGCGGTGCAACAGTGAGTCTTATTTCAAGTCTGATGGCAGTGGAAAAATTTATAAGGAAAGCATCGAAACCGCTTTAA
- a CDS encoding adenylosuccinate synthase, giving the protein MMTGSETNMVIGTQWGNEGKGRIVDFIANRSDVVVRFQGCSNGGRTIFACGEKYRVSHLPSGIHHDGKNCLICGGVTLDLEKVSDEIAMLKEAGVLKARLTISKSCHLILDYHKKLDVLDGRKLGHNRNRTMVEQGFGHSCSDKYRRMGIRITDLLYPDILHDKIKENLNVKNEYFIKIYGEKALDPDELYAKCLRLGERLIPYIGNPEEIVEKAVSKNQGILFEACDGALNDVERGLYPYVMPISSLSAAALTGTGLRWNSPMRIIGVAKAYSTRNDDGPFVTEETSAVTAFIRNRGKEFAGVTMEPRRVGWFDLPALRYALKENGVHALALTKLDILTGVDELKICTAYDVDGEEKKILDITNSDSWKARPVYKTFEGWREELSFCNDFKTLPIQAQEFIKFIEEEAGVPVIWVGVGADWGKALFIRR; this is encoded by the coding sequence ATGATGACAGGCTCAGAGACGAACATGGTCATTGGAACTCAGTGGGGCAATGAAGGCAAGGGAAGAATTGTGGACTTCATTGCAAACAGATCTGATGTCGTTGTCCGTTTTCAGGGGTGTTCAAACGGCGGGCGGACAATATTTGCCTGCGGTGAAAAATACAGAGTAAGCCACCTGCCCAGCGGGATCCACCATGACGGCAAAAACTGCCTTATCTGCGGCGGCGTGACGCTGGACCTTGAAAAGGTATCAGACGAAATAGCGATGCTAAAGGAGGCAGGGGTCCTCAAAGCCCGGCTTACCATAAGCAAGTCATGCCACCTTATACTCGACTATCATAAAAAACTTGATGTGCTTGATGGCCGCAAACTTGGTCACAACAGGAACAGGACAATGGTCGAACAGGGATTTGGGCACAGCTGTTCAGACAAATACAGAAGAATGGGGATAAGGATAACCGATCTTCTCTATCCGGACATACTCCACGACAAAATAAAAGAGAACTTGAATGTAAAGAACGAATATTTCATAAAAATTTACGGTGAAAAGGCACTGGATCCCGACGAGCTCTATGCAAAATGTCTTCGTCTTGGAGAAAGGCTCATACCGTACATAGGAAACCCTGAAGAGATAGTTGAGAAGGCTGTATCAAAAAATCAAGGGATCCTCTTCGAAGCCTGCGACGGAGCTCTTAACGACGTTGAACGCGGTCTCTACCCATATGTGATGCCAATATCTTCGTTATCTGCGGCGGCACTTACGGGGACAGGTCTCAGGTGGAATTCTCCGATGCGCATAATCGGTGTTGCCAAGGCTTACTCGACAAGAAACGACGACGGTCCCTTCGTTACGGAAGAAACAAGCGCCGTGACTGCTTTTATCAGAAACAGGGGAAAAGAGTTTGCGGGGGTGACCATGGAGCCAAGGAGAGTCGGATGGTTTGATCTGCCTGCCCTCAGATACGCGTTGAAAGAAAACGGCGTGCACGCACTCGCGCTGACGAAACTCGATATCCTCACAGGGGTGGATGAGCTAAAGATCTGTACTGCATACGATGTCGATGGGGAAGAAAAAAAGATCCTCGACATAACGAACAGTGATTCCTGGAAAGCACGTCCTGTCTACAAGACTTTTGAAGGATGGAGAGAAGAGCTCTCTTTCTGCAACGATTTCAAAACACTTCCGATACAGGCTCAAGAGTTTATAAAATTTATCGAAGAAGAGGCCGGAGTTCCGGTTATTTGGGTCGGAGTGGGGGCGGACTGGGGAAAGGCTCTCTTCATCAGAAGGTAA
- a CDS encoding peptidase M23: MNLYCKRITGFLIFFFLTASLLLFFSGGLIYAAEKKEDDLDRQIKKQEEEYKRIQNQISTTKKKLNETTKKEKTVTQQIEVLSQKITITQQKVNVVSLKVRKVQKNIVNLSNEIVEKNKRIAEVEELLKHRLVSIYKYGGVSDFNLLLSSQGAEDALANSYLLGKIAEQDQQLINELKFQKQKLSETQEQLKTQKSSLESHGKELKTQTNELKGAANERNAILARVRKDKDLYMAQQNELLRASKELQATVKRLLAEKRKLAAQKHPGKPQTVYYRGGRLAWPVQGTITSTYGTRIHPIFKTKITHTGLDISAPNGTPVKAADTGEVLFTGWLSGYGHVVILDHGGNLTTVYAHLSKIECTEGAKVNRGSLIGRVGATGVATGNHLHFETRVNGDAVNPMRYLQ; the protein is encoded by the coding sequence ATGAATTTGTACTGCAAAAGGATCACAGGTTTTTTAATTTTCTTTTTTCTCACCGCATCACTCCTTCTCTTTTTTTCAGGAGGACTGATTTATGCTGCCGAAAAAAAAGAGGATGACCTTGACAGGCAGATCAAAAAACAGGAAGAAGAGTATAAGAGGATACAAAATCAGATATCAACTACAAAGAAAAAACTCAATGAGACCACCAAAAAGGAAAAGACAGTTACGCAGCAAATAGAGGTATTGAGCCAAAAAATAACGATAACCCAGCAGAAGGTAAATGTAGTAAGTCTAAAAGTAAGAAAGGTCCAGAAGAACATTGTGAATCTTTCAAACGAAATAGTTGAGAAAAACAAAAGGATAGCCGAGGTAGAAGAGCTCTTAAAGCATCGTCTCGTCTCTATCTATAAGTACGGCGGAGTAAGTGACTTTAACCTTTTACTCTCATCGCAGGGAGCGGAGGATGCTCTGGCTAACTCCTATCTGCTCGGCAAAATAGCTGAGCAGGACCAGCAGCTCATAAACGAACTAAAATTCCAGAAACAGAAACTGAGCGAAACACAGGAACAGCTTAAGACTCAAAAGTCAAGCCTTGAATCACACGGGAAAGAACTGAAAACGCAGACAAATGAGCTAAAAGGTGCGGCAAATGAGCGAAACGCGATACTTGCCAGAGTACGCAAGGACAAGGATCTCTACATGGCTCAGCAGAATGAGCTTCTCAGGGCGTCAAAAGAGCTCCAGGCAACAGTCAAAAGATTGCTGGCAGAAAAAAGAAAACTGGCTGCACAGAAGCACCCCGGGAAACCACAGACAGTTTACTATAGAGGCGGAAGGCTGGCCTGGCCGGTACAGGGTACAATAACAAGCACCTACGGAACCAGGATACACCCGATATTCAAAACAAAAATTACCCACACGGGGCTTGATATCAGCGCCCCTAACGGCACTCCGGTCAAAGCCGCTGATACAGGCGAAGTTCTCTTTACCGGATGGCTTAGCGGCTACGGACACGTGGTCATCCTTGACCACGGGGGAAACCTCACCACGGTATACGCTCATCTCTCAAAGATAGAATGTACAGAAGGGGCAAAGGTAAACAGGGGGAGTCTTATAGGCAGGGTAGGAGCCACCGGGGTCGCTACCGGAAACCATCTCCATTTCGAAACCAGGGTAAACGGAGATGCTGTCAATCCAATGAGATACCTGCAGTAA